The following are encoded together in the Coregonus clupeaformis isolate EN_2021a chromosome 24, ASM2061545v1, whole genome shotgun sequence genome:
- the LOC121538251 gene encoding tumor necrosis factor receptor superfamily member 14-like, protein MSDTTQDDYRIGDECCPMCSPGNRVYKHCTEFTSTSCVPCVDSTFLDEPNGLIKFKVCTNCDPGLGLKVKQPCTPSSNTVCWTLEGFYCLHPTKDGCRAAQRHSSCKPGQYISHTGTTSTDTVCADCPCKTYSYGSLPSCQPHTE, encoded by the exons ATGTCTGACACCACACA AGATGACTACAGAATAGGGGATGAATGTTGTCCCATGTGTTCACCAG GAAATCGTGTTTATAAGCATTGTACTGAATTCACCAGCACCAGCTGTGTGCCCTGTGTTGATTCTACATTCCTTGATGAGCCCAATGGTCTCATAAAATTCAAAGTGTGTACCAATTGTGATCCAG GTTTGGGTTTGAAGGTAAAGCAGCCATGTACACCTTCATCAAACACTGTCTGTTGGACACTGGAGGGGTTCTACTGTCTACACCCAACTAAGGATGGTTGTAGAGCAGCCCAGAGACACAGCAGCTGTAAACCTGGTCAATACATCAGCCACACAG GAACAACATCTACAGATACTGTGTGTGCTGACTGCCCTTGTAAAACATATTCATATGGATCATTACCATCTTGtcaaccacacacagagtaa